One Lentibacillus cibarius DNA window includes the following coding sequences:
- a CDS encoding HAD family hydrolase yields MNIRALFIDMDGTLLTSSNEISQRNAETINRLTNQGVKVFLATGRQYEITAPYHSLLGLKAPMICLNGASIHDGITGRVVQMNPVVLDEAHFHRVTNEIPCNIIVHTTDGLYCNKTCKAVDEWTREGKVPPRYIGDLRHVDYRNVLKYSVRTGCHGSHMSHLFSDVADVIDWKDGFEIVAPGVSKWAAIQVLIRAFGINPEETAAIGDGPNDIQMLRYAGISAAMANADQEVKAAADVTTGHHEQDGLTEFIENYLIQSFAI; encoded by the coding sequence ATGAATATACGTGCATTGTTCATTGATATGGATGGAACATTGCTGACGTCATCAAATGAAATTTCACAACGCAATGCGGAAACGATTAACAGATTGACAAATCAGGGCGTTAAAGTTTTTCTGGCGACAGGGCGTCAATATGAGATCACAGCACCTTACCATAGTCTGCTTGGCTTGAAAGCACCGATGATCTGCCTGAATGGTGCCTCCATTCATGATGGAATCACGGGAAGAGTTGTCCAGATGAATCCGGTTGTGCTGGATGAGGCGCATTTTCATCGTGTAACGAATGAAATCCCGTGCAATATCATTGTGCATACGACCGACGGTCTCTATTGCAACAAGACGTGCAAGGCGGTTGATGAGTGGACCAGGGAAGGTAAGGTTCCGCCAAGGTATATCGGCGACTTACGGCATGTAGATTACCGGAACGTGCTGAAATATAGTGTCAGGACAGGCTGCCATGGTTCGCATATGTCACATTTGTTTAGTGATGTAGCGGATGTCATTGACTGGAAAGACGGGTTTGAGATAGTTGCCCCCGGTGTTTCCAAATGGGCTGCCATTCAAGTGCTTATTAGAGCATTTGGTATTAATCCGGAAGAAACAGCAGCCATCGGTGACGGCCCGAATGATATCCAAATGCTGCGTTATGCCGGAATCAGCGCCGCAATGGCAAATGCTGACCAAGAAGTGAAAGCGGCCGCAGATGTTACAACCGGTCATCATGAACAAGATGGTCTAACTGAATTCATTGAAAATTACCTCATTCAGTCATTTGCCATCTGA
- a CDS encoding metallophosphoesterase, translating to MIYEITIFTTVCIGYFLYKAYKNTHDIQINKINAVPESARQLPALSILHLSDLHLENISLTPGQLADSLKNESVDMIALTGDFLDRKRSIPKLLPYLKVLRDMKPAYGIYAVLGNHDYVLKDQDLVGLITLLEKNNIHVLRNGSESFSINGHVINIIGIDDYSTNRSNLPLAYQHVNTGTNIVLTHDPNVVLDMQGYHFDYLMAGHFHGGQICYPKAYHLVKMGKLAKQNVIKGFHMHNKSPFYISEGLGQTGLNVRIGSRPEITFHQIPFSSFVPSDSAADSLT from the coding sequence ATGATATATGAAATCACGATATTCACAACAGTGTGTATCGGCTACTTCCTGTACAAAGCATATAAAAACACACACGATATACAGATTAATAAAATCAATGCAGTGCCTGAATCTGCCCGACAGCTTCCGGCATTATCGATCCTCCATTTGTCTGATTTACATTTGGAGAATATTTCACTCACACCTGGTCAGCTTGCCGATAGTCTAAAGAATGAATCCGTTGATATGATTGCACTGACCGGCGATTTTCTTGACCGGAAACGGAGCATTCCTAAATTGCTGCCCTATTTAAAGGTGTTACGTGACATGAAACCTGCTTACGGTATTTACGCAGTCCTGGGCAATCACGATTATGTTCTGAAAGATCAGGACTTAGTGGGACTCATCACCTTATTGGAGAAAAACAATATTCATGTGTTGCGAAATGGCAGTGAAAGCTTTTCAATTAATGGCCATGTGATCAATATAATCGGGATTGATGACTACAGCACAAACCGCAGCAACCTGCCTTTGGCCTATCAGCATGTAAACACGGGAACAAATATCGTTCTGACACATGATCCTAACGTCGTGCTCGATATGCAAGGTTATCATTTTGACTATTTAATGGCAGGGCATTTTCATGGCGGCCAGATTTGCTATCCTAAGGCATACCATCTAGTTAAAATGGGCAAACTCGCAAAACAGAACGTCATAAAAGGTTTCCACATGCACAATAAATCACCTTTTTATATCAGTGAAGGTCTTGGACAGACCGGACTCAATGTACGAATTGGCTCAAGGCCGGAAATAACGTTTCATCAGATTCCATTCAGCTCGTTCGTTCCGAGTGATTCAGCAGCCGATTCGTTGACATGA
- the phnC gene encoding phosphonate ABC transporter ATP-binding protein produces the protein MTLLALEGLAKTYDSETNVLEDINFEVEAGEFVSIIGPSGAGKSTLLRCINRMVDINEGTVRFENTNVGSLKKKELRKLRINIGMIFQHYNLVPRLPVIENVLHGRFGYKTTMQGILARFTEDEKERAFFLLEKLGIAEHAYKRCDQLSGGQQQRVGIARALIQDPKLVLCDEPIASLDPNASKVIMDHLKAITSELNITCLVNLHQVEVAQKYSDRIIGLNKGKIVFDGPNHLLTEDRINHIYGTESRKLITV, from the coding sequence ATGACATTGTTAGCACTTGAAGGGTTGGCAAAAACATATGACTCGGAAACAAACGTATTGGAAGATATAAACTTTGAAGTAGAAGCGGGAGAATTTGTTTCGATTATTGGACCATCTGGTGCAGGAAAATCAACGCTTTTGCGCTGTATCAATCGAATGGTTGACATAAACGAGGGAACCGTACGCTTTGAAAACACCAATGTCGGCTCACTGAAGAAAAAAGAATTACGCAAACTGCGTATAAACATTGGTATGATTTTTCAGCATTATAATCTCGTGCCTCGACTGCCGGTTATTGAAAATGTCCTCCATGGGCGTTTTGGCTATAAAACGACGATGCAAGGAATCCTTGCCCGATTTACCGAAGATGAAAAAGAGCGGGCCTTCTTTCTATTAGAAAAGCTGGGCATTGCAGAACATGCGTATAAACGCTGTGATCAATTGAGTGGTGGTCAGCAGCAGCGGGTAGGAATTGCGCGTGCACTTATTCAAGATCCAAAACTCGTACTTTGTGATGAACCAATAGCTTCACTGGATCCGAACGCTTCAAAAGTAATTATGGACCATCTTAAAGCCATTACTTCTGAGTTGAATATTACGTGTTTAGTAAATTTGCATCAGGTAGAAGTTGCACAAAAATATTCGGATAGAATTATTGGGTTGAATAAAGGAAAAATCGTCTTTGATGGGCCAAACCACTTGCTTACAGAGGATCGTATAAATCATATATATGGTACGGAATCAAGAAAGTTAATCACGGTTTAA
- a CDS encoding PhnD/SsuA/transferrin family substrate-binding protein, whose translation MKKQLYLVVALIIALLGLAACSEGSTEGASNADDVIDVVWYPNESASDLKTSRKAIGKMIEEETGKKVEHHLTTDYAIAIETITNGNADIAYMGAQGYIEAKNKNDAIQPLAVSTGPSGTLEDAVYHSWLAVNTDDQEKYKKDGAYALDTIEDKKFSFVSNSSTSGFKVPSARIIGHFSEKEKYADLTEEDLMQGGSLFSQVLFGNSHQGSAVNLLTGNADVAAFCDVCVENYVEVAEGKENTVGAVYKVSDDAAEPFNKVTGSTFTLMDVTPVLNAPIAANMDALGQADFDTLQELFTSDKMANNEKIFVPEDSGKSGLFFKTDKERFAEVDDSWFDPIRELSN comes from the coding sequence ATGAAAAAGCAATTGTATTTAGTTGTCGCTCTTATTATAGCACTATTAGGCTTAGCTGCTTGTTCGGAAGGAAGCACAGAAGGAGCATCAAACGCGGATGATGTTATTGATGTCGTTTGGTATCCGAATGAATCTGCATCAGATTTGAAAACTTCTCGTAAGGCAATTGGTAAAATGATTGAGGAAGAAACAGGTAAGAAAGTTGAGCATCATTTAACGACGGACTATGCCATAGCGATTGAGACAATAACAAATGGAAATGCAGACATCGCCTATATGGGTGCCCAGGGTTATATTGAAGCTAAAAATAAAAATGATGCCATCCAGCCGCTAGCTGTATCTACTGGACCATCTGGTACGCTGGAAGATGCTGTGTATCATAGCTGGTTAGCAGTAAATACAGATGACCAGGAAAAATACAAGAAAGACGGTGCGTATGCCCTCGATACAATTGAAGATAAAAAATTCTCGTTTGTATCCAATAGTTCAACATCAGGATTTAAAGTACCTTCTGCCAGAATTATTGGTCACTTTAGCGAAAAAGAAAAATATGCGGACTTGACCGAGGAAGACTTAATGCAAGGCGGATCCCTGTTTTCGCAAGTATTATTTGGAAATTCCCACCAAGGCTCAGCGGTTAACTTATTAACAGGAAATGCTGATGTTGCAGCCTTTTGTGATGTATGTGTAGAAAACTATGTTGAAGTTGCAGAAGGAAAAGAAAATACAGTAGGAGCTGTTTACAAAGTAAGCGACGATGCGGCCGAACCTTTTAATAAAGTTACTGGAAGCACGTTTACCTTAATGGACGTTACACCGGTATTAAACGCTCCAATCGCAGCTAATATGGATGCCTTAGGACAAGCAGATTTTGACACATTACAAGAGCTGTTCACATCTGACAAAATGGCAAACAATGAAAAGATTTTTGTTCCAGAGGATTCCGGAAAATCAGGTTTATTCTTTAAGACTGACAAAGAAAGATTTGCAGAAGTAGACGACTCATGGTTTGATCCGATTCGCGAGCTTTCGAATTAA
- a CDS encoding PhnE/PtxC family ABC transporter permease, which yields MNEKLMHRRKWNITVFLFIIIVVTYLSAAITNFDFIHGITAFPEAIGWIFSNLVITHGTIEKLPTILEKLNETIFMSIAATTTAAVVSLFLGIMGSRATKINSFLSVLARFVASTSRNIPVVAWALILLLSFGQNSITGYLALFVGTVGFLTRAFIESIDEASQSAVEALTATGATYAHIVNKAVIPQSLPQMISWILFMIETNIRSATLVGILTGTGIGYIFDLYYKTMNYNAVALVTFSVVISVIIIELISNYIRKVIL from the coding sequence GTGAATGAAAAATTAATGCATAGACGTAAATGGAATATAACAGTTTTTCTCTTTATTATCATTGTCGTTACCTATTTATCGGCAGCTATCACGAACTTTGACTTTATTCACGGAATCACTGCTTTTCCAGAGGCTATAGGTTGGATTTTTTCCAACTTAGTCATAACGCATGGAACAATTGAAAAGCTGCCGACCATCTTAGAAAAATTAAATGAGACGATTTTTATGTCGATCGCAGCTACGACAACAGCAGCTGTTGTTTCCTTGTTTTTAGGAATTATGGGATCAAGAGCAACGAAGATTAATAGCTTTTTAAGTGTGTTAGCCCGCTTCGTTGCCTCTACTTCAAGAAATATTCCAGTGGTTGCCTGGGCGTTAATACTCCTGCTTTCGTTCGGGCAAAATTCTATCACAGGCTATTTGGCATTATTCGTGGGAACGGTCGGATTTTTAACAAGGGCATTTATTGAATCCATTGATGAAGCAAGCCAAAGTGCTGTAGAAGCATTAACGGCAACAGGAGCTACCTATGCTCATATTGTTAATAAAGCTGTTATTCCGCAGAGTTTGCCGCAAATGATTAGCTGGATTCTATTTATGATTGAAACGAATATTAGAAGTGCTACATTAGTGGGGATATTAACAGGGACAGGAATCGGCTACATCTTTGATTTATATTACAAAACGATGAATTATAATGCAGTGGCACTTGTAACCTTCAGTGTTGTTATTTCCGTTATTATCATTGAGCTGATTTCAAACTATATACGGAAGGTGATCCTATAG
- a CDS encoding ABC transporter permease subunit gives MVQGLSTTSHIKRTKRGRIAIKSGSKAERVIQWTILLFIVSTVMAFMFFDYTGLDIISAITETAYNIKVMFLEPSLSHFTWAEAFYQVGVTLGLAVLSTVLGAVIAFFLALLAATNLSKEWVSKSVRITVAFIRAVPTVLWVLIFAIAAGLGSEAAVLGMLFHSVAYLVKAFSEAIEEIDAGVLESLRATGSSWWHIVIHAVLPSTFTYLLSWTFLRFEINFSVAVAMGAAAGAGGIGFELFMASGFYFDLREVGFITYAILIIAIMLEVLSTRLKNRYL, from the coding sequence ATAGTGCAGGGCTTATCTACAACAAGTCATATAAAAAGAACAAAACGCGGGCGGATTGCGATCAAATCTGGTAGTAAAGCGGAACGTGTAATCCAATGGACCATTTTGCTATTTATTGTTTCAACCGTTATGGCGTTTATGTTCTTTGATTATACCGGACTCGATATCATAAGCGCCATAACAGAAACGGCTTATAATATAAAGGTTATGTTCTTGGAACCATCCTTAAGTCATTTTACATGGGCGGAAGCATTTTATCAGGTTGGCGTTACCCTTGGATTAGCTGTTTTATCTACTGTTCTTGGTGCTGTTATTGCTTTTTTCTTAGCGTTACTGGCTGCAACGAATTTGTCGAAGGAATGGGTGTCAAAATCAGTACGAATAACAGTTGCTTTTATACGTGCGGTTCCAACCGTTTTATGGGTGTTAATCTTTGCAATTGCAGCTGGTTTAGGAAGTGAGGCTGCAGTACTTGGGATGCTGTTTCATTCGGTTGCTTATTTAGTTAAAGCATTTTCAGAAGCTATCGAAGAAATTGATGCAGGCGTTTTAGAATCATTGCGGGCTACTGGCTCCAGCTGGTGGCATATTGTTATCCATGCCGTCCTGCCATCAACGTTTACATATTTATTATCATGGACGTTTCTGCGATTCGAAATCAACTTTTCTGTAGCCGTAGCAATGGGAGCAGCAGCTGGAGCAGGCGGAATCGGATTTGAACTGTTTATGGCATCCGGGTTCTATTTTGATCTCCGAGAAGTAGGCTTTATCACGTATGCTATTTTAATTATAGCAATCATGTTGGAAGTATTATCGACGCGATTAAAAAACCGCTACTTGTAA
- a CDS encoding PHP domain-containing protein encodes MKADLHVHSHFSDGSDSVKTVMKKASENGVTQISFVDHDTVSGMPEMTRLGNTFGITVIPGIEISAFDFKRNRKVHVLGYDYRPKATNIKSICNKILYRRQAHSLDQIEKLKAVGYELDIDAIVEAAKPSTTIYKQHIMKQLTDAPYTSPAYKQLYQQLFKGNGVAAGDITYIDAFEAVQAITADGGIPVVAHPGQLDSYAIIPELVEAGLVGIERNHPDHGPDDYKRVEDLANAYNLIMTGGTDYHGTFGEAIEVGDITSPSSCGKTKSSLI; translated from the coding sequence ATGAAAGCTGATTTGCATGTTCACAGCCATTTCTCGGATGGTTCTGATTCGGTGAAAACAGTCATGAAAAAGGCGAGCGAGAATGGGGTAACCCAAATAAGTTTTGTTGATCATGATACCGTCAGCGGGATGCCTGAAATGACAAGACTTGGAAATACATTCGGTATAACCGTTATCCCGGGTATCGAGATATCAGCGTTTGATTTTAAACGAAATCGGAAAGTACATGTACTTGGCTATGATTATCGCCCTAAAGCAACAAACATAAAGAGCATATGCAACAAGATCCTTTACAGGCGGCAGGCCCATTCGTTGGATCAAATTGAAAAACTGAAAGCTGTCGGGTATGAGTTGGATATTGATGCGATTGTTGAAGCGGCAAAACCAAGTACCACCATCTATAAGCAACATATTATGAAACAATTAACGGATGCGCCCTACACATCGCCAGCGTATAAACAGCTTTATCAGCAATTGTTTAAAGGAAATGGGGTTGCCGCTGGAGATATCACCTATATTGATGCATTTGAAGCAGTGCAGGCAATCACAGCTGACGGGGGGATTCCGGTTGTCGCACATCCTGGTCAACTGGACTCCTATGCCATCATCCCCGAGCTTGTCGAAGCAGGATTGGTAGGGATCGAACGAAACCATCCAGACCATGGGCCGGACGATTATAAGCGGGTGGAAGACTTGGCAAACGCATATAATCTGATCATGACTGGCGGTACGGATTATCATGGCACATTTGGGGAAGCAATTGAAGTGGGGGATATTACCAGTCCTTCTAGCTGTGGAAAAACTAAAAGTTCACTTATATAG
- a CDS encoding RNA polymerase sigma factor, which produces MKDKTDAELIGLINQNHRPALEEIYGRYIKLIYSFVYKFSNGNEEAAKEMVQLTFLRLWTTKSSYDPSKGKFVNWLLTIVRSVCIDYIRKEKKHAHPNHQYDTDRTLGVADPQDQIEETLQKTEIAKAKNRLSAAQQRLIDLLYWQGYSLTEIAEMENTPVGTIKSRLHQSLKQLKKHLELEGS; this is translated from the coding sequence GTGAAAGATAAAACGGATGCTGAACTAATCGGATTAATAAATCAAAACCATCGTCCCGCATTAGAAGAGATTTATGGACGGTATATAAAGCTGATTTATAGTTTTGTTTATAAATTCAGTAATGGAAACGAGGAAGCAGCCAAAGAAATGGTTCAACTGACCTTTCTAAGACTGTGGACGACTAAAAGCAGTTATGATCCCTCTAAAGGAAAGTTTGTTAATTGGCTACTGACAATTGTCCGAAGTGTGTGTATTGATTATATCAGGAAAGAAAAAAAGCATGCCCATCCAAATCATCAGTATGATACAGATCGAACGCTGGGTGTGGCTGATCCTCAAGACCAAATTGAAGAAACACTGCAAAAAACGGAAATTGCCAAAGCGAAAAACAGGTTATCGGCTGCACAGCAGAGATTAATAGATTTGTTATACTGGCAGGGATATTCACTTACGGAAATAGCGGAAATGGAAAATACGCCGGTGGGAACCATCAAAAGCAGGCTTCATCAGTCGCTAAAACAATTAAAGAAACACTTGGAACTGGAGGGGTCATAA
- a CDS encoding YkoP family protein, whose protein sequence is MKNYLLTLWNTLDPVYYNFTRLHNVADHDRNKTIFRVRLTKYKGSFVILEDGTAIRKNDVLLKIHLHNVRMIRELKNCKSQVQRALVLYRMVRNDLQHLSSYIEGHPRCHDIKAIIGITMLDKGTRRLGFEAFAIKNRYYRLFKQLTCAFINFIAGRADRTPPCYLFMSTNRLLNHSERTS, encoded by the coding sequence ATGAAAAACTATTTGCTGACACTATGGAACACGCTTGACCCCGTTTACTACAACTTTACCAGACTTCATAATGTAGCGGATCATGACCGGAATAAAACAATATTCCGTGTCAGATTAACAAAATACAAAGGTTCGTTTGTAATACTTGAAGATGGTACAGCTATTCGAAAGAACGATGTGCTGTTGAAGATCCACTTGCATAATGTTCGTATGATTCGTGAGCTAAAGAACTGTAAAAGCCAGGTTCAGCGTGCATTGGTGTTGTATCGTATGGTGCGGAATGATTTGCAACATCTTTCAAGCTACATTGAGGGGCACCCCAGATGCCATGACATAAAAGCTATAATCGGGATTACGATGTTAGACAAAGGAACACGTCGGCTGGGATTTGAAGCTTTTGCCATTAAAAACCGATACTACCGTTTGTTCAAACAATTGACGTGTGCGTTTATTAATTTTATTGCAGGCCGGGCTGACCGGACCCCGCCTTGCTACCTGTTCATGTCAACGAATCGGCTGCTGAATCACTCGGAACGAACGAGCTGA
- a CDS encoding anti-sigma factor domain-containing protein: MERECEHLLSYMAGTLDDIDKAKFERHLEQCEVCRKEYEDLTDSWEALQFDFEEQEVPESLKAEVFDFVFRDEQKEGNPSVKDRIKAWGILLKKQFTPLSAGLVAILFAITAALTYTNVQSAANQPSTIKQPAEIIASLNLTSANEAMRDAGGYAYVVKDNQVKKLVVHVNGMPKLKGSKIYQVWMLKGGKRTNAGMFNTNDSGSGVLTYTLSDDEDDFENIGITMEPSQNNTQPQGEKVIGS, translated from the coding sequence ATGGAAAGGGAATGCGAACACTTACTTTCTTATATGGCAGGTACACTCGATGATATAGATAAAGCGAAATTTGAAAGACACTTGGAGCAGTGCGAGGTATGCAGAAAGGAATATGAAGATCTGACGGATTCATGGGAGGCATTGCAGTTCGATTTTGAGGAGCAGGAAGTACCGGAGTCGCTAAAGGCAGAAGTGTTTGATTTTGTGTTTAGGGATGAGCAAAAAGAAGGGAATCCCTCGGTAAAAGATAGAATAAAAGCATGGGGAATTCTGTTGAAAAAACAATTTACTCCTTTATCAGCAGGACTGGTTGCTATTTTGTTTGCTATTACAGCTGCACTAACATATACCAATGTTCAATCAGCAGCCAATCAGCCAAGTACAATAAAGCAGCCAGCTGAAATAATTGCTTCCTTAAATTTAACATCAGCTAATGAAGCAATGCGTGATGCAGGTGGTTATGCGTATGTTGTGAAAGATAATCAGGTGAAAAAACTGGTGGTCCATGTTAATGGAATGCCAAAGTTAAAGGGTTCAAAAATATATCAGGTGTGGATGCTAAAGGGTGGAAAACGAACAAATGCAGGCATGTTTAATACGAATGATTCCGGATCAGGGGTATTAACCTATACCTTATCCGATGACGAAGATGACTTTGAAAACATTGGTATCACAATGGAACCTAGTCAAAATAACACCCAGCCTCAAGGGGAAAAAGTGATAGGTTCGTAA
- the phnL gene encoding phosphonate C-P lyase system protein PhnL: MPMLDIKDFGKRFTIHHLDKTMQAVEKINFSIEQGEFIGIIGKSGSGKSTVLKSIYRTYLPDTGNLYYHSERFGYIDLATATEREVLYLRKYEIGYVSQFLNVMPRRTARELVQHALLEMGVLEEVARLEAEKALHHFELDRKLWDTYPNTFSGGEKLRLNIAMATVKKPRLLLLDEPTASLDQQSKEKVRDIIKKLKANGTTLVGIFHDIAFMDGLCDKVFDIKQKQLHVKQIVGAAHES; this comes from the coding sequence ATGCCTATGCTGGATATCAAGGATTTTGGCAAACGATTTACGATTCACCACTTAGATAAAACGATGCAAGCTGTCGAAAAAATTAACTTTTCCATCGAACAAGGTGAATTTATCGGAATCATTGGAAAAAGCGGCAGTGGTAAATCAACTGTTTTAAAAAGTATATACCGTACCTATTTACCTGATACTGGGAATCTGTACTATCATTCCGAACGTTTTGGATATATCGATTTAGCAACAGCTACCGAACGTGAAGTATTGTATTTGCGTAAATATGAAATTGGTTATGTATCCCAATTTTTAAATGTAATGCCAAGAAGAACGGCTAGGGAACTTGTACAACATGCTTTGCTGGAAATGGGCGTATTAGAGGAAGTCGCACGTCTTGAAGCAGAAAAAGCATTACATCATTTTGAACTTGACCGAAAACTGTGGGACACCTATCCAAATACCTTTTCTGGTGGAGAAAAACTGCGATTAAATATTGCAATGGCTACGGTGAAAAAACCGAGGTTATTATTGCTCGATGAACCAACAGCAAGCCTGGATCAACAATCAAAAGAAAAAGTGCGTGACATCATCAAAAAGTTAAAAGCAAATGGAACGACATTAGTTGGTATTTTTCATGATATCGCATTTATGGATGGTCTGTGTGACAAAGTTTTTGATATCAAGCAAAAACAGTTACATGTCAAACAGATAGTTGGTGCTGCACATGAAAGCTGA
- a CDS encoding cytochrome D1 domain-containing protein, with the protein MRSKFILLFTVILITLIALVGCTENSETGSENPSGDTKNRESSKSGHDSTGTKVYVNNRDAGDIQVIDSSTNEVLDTINVGENPTYNEIGPNGKYVYVVNSKSEDVSIIDAKTNKVVKTIPVGKTPKGVNFMPDGKWVFVVNEGEGTVTAIETKSMEKKATIRVGENPHNGVAGRDSSKFYVTNTGSNSVSVIDVASKKVINTIKGIKGAPHNINITPDGNTLLVTLTKNGELGVIDLNEGEMTSTITVGTGHHVVDITADGKYAYVGNIGSDFVSVVDISKQKEIKQIIVGMGPHGVTVSKDGKTVYVAVTSKDQVAVINREKNEVVKRIDVDTLPFFVSTLENLSLKYLE; encoded by the coding sequence ATGCGAAGTAAATTTATCTTGTTATTTACAGTCATACTCATTACATTGATAGCCTTGGTTGGCTGTACTGAAAACAGTGAAACAGGATCAGAAAATCCTAGTGGTGACACAAAAAATAGAGAGTCGTCCAAATCAGGTCATGATAGCACTGGAACCAAGGTTTATGTCAATAACCGTGATGCAGGTGACATTCAAGTTATTGACTCCAGCACAAACGAAGTATTGGATACCATTAATGTTGGTGAAAACCCCACCTATAATGAAATTGGGCCAAACGGAAAATATGTCTATGTCGTCAACAGTAAATCTGAAGATGTATCAATTATTGACGCCAAAACAAATAAAGTTGTTAAAACGATTCCTGTTGGCAAAACACCAAAAGGAGTCAATTTCATGCCTGATGGAAAATGGGTGTTTGTTGTCAATGAAGGCGAGGGGACTGTCACAGCAATTGAAACCAAATCCATGGAGAAGAAGGCGACTATAAGAGTTGGGGAAAATCCACATAATGGTGTAGCTGGTCGGGACAGTAGCAAGTTTTATGTAACGAATACAGGTTCCAATTCCGTATCAGTTATTGATGTTGCATCCAAAAAAGTGATCAATACAATTAAAGGTATAAAGGGTGCGCCGCACAATATAAACATCACCCCTGACGGTAATACATTGCTCGTTACTCTAACAAAAAATGGTGAGCTTGGGGTCATCGATTTAAATGAAGGTGAAATGACGTCAACGATTACTGTAGGTACGGGGCATCATGTGGTAGATATCACTGCAGATGGTAAATATGCGTATGTCGGAAATATTGGCTCAGATTTTGTCTCTGTTGTTGATATTTCCAAACAAAAAGAAATCAAACAAATTATTGTTGGAATGGGACCACACGGTGTTACCGTTTCAAAAGACGGAAAAACAGTTTATGTAGCTGTTACTAGCAAGGATCAGGTCGCTGTTATTAACCGTGAGAAAAATGAAGTTGTAAAACGGATTGATGTCGATACATTACCATTCTTTGTAAGTACACTGGAAAACCTCTCTTTAAAATACTTAGAGTAA